The Euphorbia lathyris chromosome 2, ddEupLath1.1, whole genome shotgun sequence genome includes a window with the following:
- the LOC136217884 gene encoding inorganic pyrophosphatase TTM1 isoform X2, which yields MAQAQDASAGIDSPRRRSGLLRDQVQAVKKKDSNRYEIAPIEGTLSFEKGFFIVIRACQLLAQKNDGIILVGVAGPSGAGKTIFTEKVLNFMPSLAVISMDNYNDASRIIDGNFDDPRLTDYETLLDNIHSLKAGKAAQVPIYDFKSSSRVGYRTVEVPSSRIVIIEGIYALSEKLRPLLDLRVSITGGVHFDLVKRVLRDIQRAGQEPEEIIHQISETVYPMYKAFIEPDLQTAHIKIINKFNPFTGFQSPTYILKSTRTVSIEQIKAVFSEGCKESEEETYDIYLLPPGEDPEACQSYLRMRNRDGKYNLMFEEWVTDSPFIISPRITFEVSVRLLGGLMALGYTIATILKRKSHVFSDSRVCVKTDWLEQLNRQYVQVQGRDRLYVKYVAEQLDLDGSYVPRTYIEQIQLEKLVNDVMALPDDLKTQLSIDDDLVSSPKEALSRASADRRNKYLSRSVSLTYSNQREKNFPKLTKLAVNSRRFDGRIPEPPATVANQGIVTQLSEQIATLNERMDEFTSRVEDLNSKFSIRKGSASQQNLAMQAEGCNGSGPASVFVTGLANGSLNGSLLPTSASSSQLAREAPLMDEIILIARGQRQIMHQIDNLSNLLHEHFGERARQERTGRISRTIDVDSIALPLFLSLAIGGLGIFMLRGFSSQK from the exons ATGGCTCAGGCACAGGATGCTTCTGCTGGAATAGATTCACCTAGGCGGCGATCTGGTCTCTTGAGAGATCAGGTTCAAGCGGTTAAAAAGAAGGACTCTAACCGCTACGAAATTGCACCAATTGAAGGAACCTTGTCATTTGAGAAAGGATTCTTCATTGTCATCCGTGCATGCCAGTTGTTAGCTCAAAAAAATGATGGAATAATATTGGTAGGAGTTGCAGGTCCATCAGGAGCTGGAAAGACTATATTCACTGAGAAGGTGCTCAACTTTATGCCTAGCCTTGCTGTcatttccatggataattacaATGATGCCAGTCGAATTATTGACGGCAATTTTGATG ACCCACGGTTGACAGATTATGAGACTCTTCTCGATAATATACACAGTTTAAAAGCAGGGAAAGCTGCTCAGGTTCCAATATATGACTTCAAGAGTAGCTCTCGTGTAGGTTACAG GACAGTTGAAGTTCCTAGTTCACGTATAGTGATTATTGAGGGCATCTATGCATTAAGTGAGAAACTGCGACCATTGCTAGACCTCCGTGTATCCATTACAGGTGGAGTTCATTTTGACTTAGTGAAACGTGTTTTACGGGACATTCAACGTGCTGGACAAGAGCCTGAGGAGATAATTCACCAAATCTCTGAAACG GTTTATCCAATGTACAAGGCTTTCATTGAGCCAGATCTCCAAACAGCacatattaaaataattaacaaGTTTAATCCTTTCACTGGATTTCAGAGCCCCACTTATATTCTAAAG TCAACAAGAACAGTTTCAATTGAACAAATCAAGGCTGTTTTTTCTGAGGGATGCAAAGAATCAGAGGAGGAAACTTATGACATATATCTTCTACCACCTGGTGAAGATCCTGAAGCATGTCAATCTTATTTGAGGATGAGGAACAGGGATGGAAAGTACAATCTCATGTTTGAG GAATGGGTTACAGACagtccttttataatttcaccTAGAATAACTTTTGAAGTTAGTGTGCGTCTTTTGGGAGGTCTGATGGCTTTGGGATACACAATTGCAACAATCCTGAAAAGAAAGAGCCACGTCTTCAGTGATAGCAGGGTATGCGTCAAAACTGACTGGTTGGAACAACTTAATAGGCAATATGTTCAG GTGCAAGGCAGAGACCGTTTGTATGTCAAATATGTAGCTGAGCAGCTAGACTTGGACGGTTCATATGTTCCTCGTACTTACATTGAGCAGATTCAGCTGGAGAAGCTTGTCAATGATGTTATG GCATTGCCAGATGATTTGAAGACACAGCTTAGCATAGATGATGACTTGGTTTCTAGCCCTAAAGAAGCCCTATCTCGAGCTTCTGCTGATAGGAGGAATAAGTATCTAAGCCG AAGTGTATCACTCACATATTCAAATCAACGGGAAAAGAACTTTCCCAAGTTGACAAAACTTGCTGTTAATAGTAGAAGGTTTGATGGAAGAATTCCTGAGCCACCTGCTACAGTTGCAAACCAG GGTATTGTTACTCAACTCTCTGAACAGATTGCCACACTGAATGAGAGAATGGATGAGTTCACATCTCGGGTTGAAGATCTCAATTCCAAGTTCTCTATCAGAAAAGGTTCAGCTAGCCAACAAAACTTGGCAATGCAAGCTGAAGGTTGCAACGGTTCTGGACCCGCTTCTGTTTTTGTTACTGGCTTGGCTAATGGCTCATTAAACGGATCATTACTACCAACCTCTGCATCTTCATCACAACTAGCTAGGGAGGCACCGCTTATGGATGAG ATTATATTGATTGCGCGAGGACAACGACAAATTATGCACCAGATAGATAATCTGAGCAATCTTCTGCATGAACATTTTGGAGAGAGAGCTCGACAAGAGAGAACAGGCAGGATAAGCAGAACGATCGATGTTGATTCCATTGCTCTGCCTCTTTTTCTATCTTTAGCAATTGGTGGCTTGGGGATATTTATGTTGAGGGGTTTCTCATCTCAGAAATGA
- the LOC136217884 gene encoding inorganic pyrophosphatase TTM1 isoform X1 — MAQAQDASAGIDSPRRRSGLLRDQVQAVKKKDSNRYEIAPIEGTLSFEKGFFIVIRACQLLAQKNDGIILVGVAGPSGAGKTIFTEKVLNFMPSLAVISMDNYNDASRIIDGNFDDPRLTDYETLLDNIHSLKAGKAAQVPIYDFKSSSRVGYRLWLSLVSIFHGMKAYSLGLRVEVPSSRIVIIEGIYALSEKLRPLLDLRVSITGGVHFDLVKRVLRDIQRAGQEPEEIIHQISETVYPMYKAFIEPDLQTAHIKIINKFNPFTGFQSPTYILKSTRTVSIEQIKAVFSEGCKESEEETYDIYLLPPGEDPEACQSYLRMRNRDGKYNLMFEEWVTDSPFIISPRITFEVSVRLLGGLMALGYTIATILKRKSHVFSDSRVCVKTDWLEQLNRQYVQVQGRDRLYVKYVAEQLDLDGSYVPRTYIEQIQLEKLVNDVMALPDDLKTQLSIDDDLVSSPKEALSRASADRRNKYLSRSVSLTYSNQREKNFPKLTKLAVNSRRFDGRIPEPPATVANQGIVTQLSEQIATLNERMDEFTSRVEDLNSKFSIRKGSASQQNLAMQAEGCNGSGPASVFVTGLANGSLNGSLLPTSASSSQLAREAPLMDEIILIARGQRQIMHQIDNLSNLLHEHFGERARQERTGRISRTIDVDSIALPLFLSLAIGGLGIFMLRGFSSQK, encoded by the exons ATGGCTCAGGCACAGGATGCTTCTGCTGGAATAGATTCACCTAGGCGGCGATCTGGTCTCTTGAGAGATCAGGTTCAAGCGGTTAAAAAGAAGGACTCTAACCGCTACGAAATTGCACCAATTGAAGGAACCTTGTCATTTGAGAAAGGATTCTTCATTGTCATCCGTGCATGCCAGTTGTTAGCTCAAAAAAATGATGGAATAATATTGGTAGGAGTTGCAGGTCCATCAGGAGCTGGAAAGACTATATTCACTGAGAAGGTGCTCAACTTTATGCCTAGCCTTGCTGTcatttccatggataattacaATGATGCCAGTCGAATTATTGACGGCAATTTTGATG ACCCACGGTTGACAGATTATGAGACTCTTCTCGATAATATACACAGTTTAAAAGCAGGGAAAGCTGCTCAGGTTCCAATATATGACTTCAAGAGTAGCTCTCGTGTAGGTTACAGGTTGTGGTTATCTCTTGTCTCTATTTTCCATGGCATGAAAGCTTATAGCCTAGGTTTGCGCG TTGAAGTTCCTAGTTCACGTATAGTGATTATTGAGGGCATCTATGCATTAAGTGAGAAACTGCGACCATTGCTAGACCTCCGTGTATCCATTACAGGTGGAGTTCATTTTGACTTAGTGAAACGTGTTTTACGGGACATTCAACGTGCTGGACAAGAGCCTGAGGAGATAATTCACCAAATCTCTGAAACG GTTTATCCAATGTACAAGGCTTTCATTGAGCCAGATCTCCAAACAGCacatattaaaataattaacaaGTTTAATCCTTTCACTGGATTTCAGAGCCCCACTTATATTCTAAAG TCAACAAGAACAGTTTCAATTGAACAAATCAAGGCTGTTTTTTCTGAGGGATGCAAAGAATCAGAGGAGGAAACTTATGACATATATCTTCTACCACCTGGTGAAGATCCTGAAGCATGTCAATCTTATTTGAGGATGAGGAACAGGGATGGAAAGTACAATCTCATGTTTGAG GAATGGGTTACAGACagtccttttataatttcaccTAGAATAACTTTTGAAGTTAGTGTGCGTCTTTTGGGAGGTCTGATGGCTTTGGGATACACAATTGCAACAATCCTGAAAAGAAAGAGCCACGTCTTCAGTGATAGCAGGGTATGCGTCAAAACTGACTGGTTGGAACAACTTAATAGGCAATATGTTCAG GTGCAAGGCAGAGACCGTTTGTATGTCAAATATGTAGCTGAGCAGCTAGACTTGGACGGTTCATATGTTCCTCGTACTTACATTGAGCAGATTCAGCTGGAGAAGCTTGTCAATGATGTTATG GCATTGCCAGATGATTTGAAGACACAGCTTAGCATAGATGATGACTTGGTTTCTAGCCCTAAAGAAGCCCTATCTCGAGCTTCTGCTGATAGGAGGAATAAGTATCTAAGCCG AAGTGTATCACTCACATATTCAAATCAACGGGAAAAGAACTTTCCCAAGTTGACAAAACTTGCTGTTAATAGTAGAAGGTTTGATGGAAGAATTCCTGAGCCACCTGCTACAGTTGCAAACCAG GGTATTGTTACTCAACTCTCTGAACAGATTGCCACACTGAATGAGAGAATGGATGAGTTCACATCTCGGGTTGAAGATCTCAATTCCAAGTTCTCTATCAGAAAAGGTTCAGCTAGCCAACAAAACTTGGCAATGCAAGCTGAAGGTTGCAACGGTTCTGGACCCGCTTCTGTTTTTGTTACTGGCTTGGCTAATGGCTCATTAAACGGATCATTACTACCAACCTCTGCATCTTCATCACAACTAGCTAGGGAGGCACCGCTTATGGATGAG ATTATATTGATTGCGCGAGGACAACGACAAATTATGCACCAGATAGATAATCTGAGCAATCTTCTGCATGAACATTTTGGAGAGAGAGCTCGACAAGAGAGAACAGGCAGGATAAGCAGAACGATCGATGTTGATTCCATTGCTCTGCCTCTTTTTCTATCTTTAGCAATTGGTGGCTTGGGGATATTTATGTTGAGGGGTTTCTCATCTCAGAAATGA
- the LOC136217886 gene encoding pentatricopeptide repeat-containing protein At2g26790, mitochondrial, producing MLLSSLNLLSCRKFVKSVNLIRLYTLTALAYSNPTPIEEEGTFNAHHQNSLEEKRTFINHHFSESDTLKVVQLLNNFKDEPRLAFSFFNHLKGSGFCHDPFAYAAIVRIFCYWGWVKELDYILLEIIRKDTEFDFEIVNLFEALADGIEGESSNVLVQVSDALVKVYVIAGMFDEAKDFLFETKCSGFIPCILSVNFLMNKLILCGKVDLAIDTYRDLKSLGLSPNEYTYTIAVKGFCRKCSFDKALDVLQEMEEVGFTSNAFAYTTYIEGLCRNGRTDSGREVLRFCITQKIPIGVFAYTVVVRGFCNEMKLEDAESILHDMERQGFAPDMYIYSALISGYCTVRNLLKALHLLDEMVSKGIKPNCVILSSILQGLSQMGRASEVADEFNKLKEMGIPLDGACYNIAMDALCKLGKVEEAMTLLVEMEDKHMVPDIINYTTLINGYCLKGNMVNALRLFKAMKDGGHNPDIITYNVLASGLARNGLAEEVHNLLCYMETQGVKPNTVTHNLIIEGLCIGGKVDDAEAFLDNLEEKCLENYSAMVSGFCEANHLKEALGLFIRLAKQGFIVKKASCVKLLQSLCSEGRIEKAVSLLETMMVLNVNPSKIMYSIVIGALCQEREMKEAQRYLDMMVTRGMIPDLITYTIMINGYCKVNCLREAYHLLYDMKSRGIELDVITYTVLLDNWSKISLRNSNSGSYTIEGKENMMSPSELWGEMKDMDIKPDVKCYTVLIDKHCKTNNVQEAVSFFNEMIDRGIEPDTVTYTALLSGHCNTGDIEKAEVLIDEMSYKGIQLDSRAESLCQCILKARKVQFRKSETW from the coding sequence ATGTTGCTATCATCTCTGAATTTACTTTCTTGTAGAAAGTTCGTCAAAAGCGTTAACTTGATCAGATTATACACACTCACAGCACTTGCTTACTCAAATCCCACCCCCATTGAAGAAGAGGGAACCTTTAATGCCCATCACCAAAACTCTCTTGAAGAAAAGCGAACCTTCATTAACCATCATTTCTCAGAATCAGATACACTAAAAGTTGTTCAGCTTTTGAACAACTTCAAGGACGAGCCCCGCCTTGCTTTCTCGttcttcaatcatctaaagggaAGTGGGTTTTGTCATGATCCTTTTGCATACGCCGCTATAGTTAGAATTTTCTGTTATTGGGGTTGGGTTAAAGAATTGGATTATATATTGCTTGAAATTATTAGGAAAGATACAgaatttgattttgaaattgtgAATTTGTTTGAAGCTTTGGCAGATGGGATTGAGGGCGAATCGTCTAATGTGTTAGTTCAGGTGTCCGATGCATTGGTTAAGGTTTATGTTATTGCAGGAATGTTTGATGAGGCTAAAGATTTTCTTTTCGAAACTAAGTGCTCTGGATTCATTCCATGTATATTATCAGTTAATTTTCTTATGAACAAGTTGATTTTGTGTGGAAAAGTGGATCTTGCTATTGATACCTATAGAGATTTGAAGTCTCTTGGGTTGAGCCCCAATGAGTACACATATACCATTGCAGTTAAAGGGTTTTGTAGAAAATGTAGTTTTGATAAAGCTCTTGATGTGTTACAAGAGATGGAGGAAGTTGGGTTTACTTCAAATGCTTTTGCTTACACAACTTATATTGAAGGTCTTTGTAGGAATGGAAGGACTGATTCAGGTCGTGAAGTGCTTCGATTTTGTATAactcaaaaaattccaattgGTGTGTTTGCTTATACAGTTGTTGTTCGCGGCTTTTGTAATGAGATGAAACTGGAAGATGCTGAGAGTATCTTGCATGATATGGAAAGACAAGGCTTTGCTCCGGATATGTACATATATAGTGCTTTGATTTCTGGATATTGCACTGTTCGGAATCTACTTAAAGCTTTGCATCTTCTTGATGAAATGGTGTCAAAGGGTATCAAACCGAATTGTGTAATTTTGAGCTCAATTCTTCAAGGCTTGTCTCAGATGGGCAGGGCTTCTGAAGTGGCAGACGAGTTTAACAAACTTAAGGAAATGGGGATTCCCCTCGATGGGGCGTGCTACAATATAGCGATGGATGCTTTATGCAAGCTTGGGAAAGTAGAAGAAGCCATGACATTACTTGTTGAAATGGAAGATAAGCATATGGTTCCAGACATCATCAACTACACAACTCTTATTAATGGATACTGTCTTAAAGGTAATATGGTAAATGCTCTAAGATTATTTAAGGCAATGAAGGACGGAGGGCACAACCCTGACATTATTACTTATAATGTACTTGCTAGCGGGCTTGCTAGAAATGGTCTTGCAGAAGAGGTGCATAACCTTTTATGTTACATGGAGACCCAAGGTGTAAAACCGAACACTGTTACACATAATTTGATCATTGAAGGCTTATGCATTGGAGGTAAGGTGGATGATGCGGAAGCTTTTCTTGATAATTTGGAAGAGAAGTGCTTAGAAAACTATAGTGCCATGGTCAGTGGTTTTTGTGAGGCTAATCATTTGAAGGAAGCCCTTGGCCTGTTTATTAGGCTGGCTAAGCAGGGATTTATTGTCAAGAAAGCGTCCTGCGTAAAACTACTTCAAAGCCTCTGTTCGGAAGGAAGGATTGAGAAAGCTGTTTCGTTGCTTGAGACAATGATGGTTCTGAATGTCAATCCTAGCAAGATAATGTATAGTATAGTTATAGGTGCACTTTGCCAGGAAAGAGAAATGAAGGAGGCGCAGCGTTATCTTGATATGATGGTCACCCGAGGTATGATTCCTGATCTCATTACTTATACAATAATGATAAATGGTTATTGCAAGGTAAATTGCTTGAGGGAGGCCTATCATCTTTTATATGATATGAAGAGCAGAGGGATTGAACTTGATGTTATCACTTACACAGTTTTGCTTGATAATTGGTCAAAAATAAGTCTAAGAAACTCCAATTCCGGGTCATATACCattgaaggaaaagaaaatatgaTGAGCCCTTCGGAATTATGGGGTGAAATGAAGGATATGGATATAAAACCCGATGTCAAATGTTACACTGTTCTAATTGACAAACACTGTAAAACTAACAATGTTCAGGAAGCTGTAAGCTTTTTTAATGAAATGATTGATAGAGGAATAGAACCAGATACTGTGACCTACACGGCCCTTTTATCCGGGCACTGCAATACGGGAGACATAGAAAAGGCTGAAGTCCTCATTGATGAAATGTCATATAAGGGGATACAGCTAGATTCTCGTGCAGAGTCATTGTGCCAGTGTATTTTGAAGGCTAGGAAGGTGCAGTTTCGGAAATCAGAAACATGGTGA
- the LOC136217884 gene encoding inorganic pyrophosphatase TTM1 isoform X3 — protein MAQAQDASAGIDSPRRRSGLLRDQVQAVKKKDSNRYEIAPIEGTLSFEKGFFIVIRACQLLAQKNDGIILVGVAGPSGAGKTIFTEKVLNFMPSLAVISMDNYNDASRIIDGNFDVEVPSSRIVIIEGIYALSEKLRPLLDLRVSITGGVHFDLVKRVLRDIQRAGQEPEEIIHQISETVYPMYKAFIEPDLQTAHIKIINKFNPFTGFQSPTYILKSTRTVSIEQIKAVFSEGCKESEEETYDIYLLPPGEDPEACQSYLRMRNRDGKYNLMFEEWVTDSPFIISPRITFEVSVRLLGGLMALGYTIATILKRKSHVFSDSRVCVKTDWLEQLNRQYVQVQGRDRLYVKYVAEQLDLDGSYVPRTYIEQIQLEKLVNDVMALPDDLKTQLSIDDDLVSSPKEALSRASADRRNKYLSRSVSLTYSNQREKNFPKLTKLAVNSRRFDGRIPEPPATVANQGIVTQLSEQIATLNERMDEFTSRVEDLNSKFSIRKGSASQQNLAMQAEGCNGSGPASVFVTGLANGSLNGSLLPTSASSSQLAREAPLMDEIILIARGQRQIMHQIDNLSNLLHEHFGERARQERTGRISRTIDVDSIALPLFLSLAIGGLGIFMLRGFSSQK, from the exons ATGGCTCAGGCACAGGATGCTTCTGCTGGAATAGATTCACCTAGGCGGCGATCTGGTCTCTTGAGAGATCAGGTTCAAGCGGTTAAAAAGAAGGACTCTAACCGCTACGAAATTGCACCAATTGAAGGAACCTTGTCATTTGAGAAAGGATTCTTCATTGTCATCCGTGCATGCCAGTTGTTAGCTCAAAAAAATGATGGAATAATATTGGTAGGAGTTGCAGGTCCATCAGGAGCTGGAAAGACTATATTCACTGAGAAGGTGCTCAACTTTATGCCTAGCCTTGCTGTcatttccatggataattacaATGATGCCAGTCGAATTATTGACGGCAATTTTGATG TTGAAGTTCCTAGTTCACGTATAGTGATTATTGAGGGCATCTATGCATTAAGTGAGAAACTGCGACCATTGCTAGACCTCCGTGTATCCATTACAGGTGGAGTTCATTTTGACTTAGTGAAACGTGTTTTACGGGACATTCAACGTGCTGGACAAGAGCCTGAGGAGATAATTCACCAAATCTCTGAAACG GTTTATCCAATGTACAAGGCTTTCATTGAGCCAGATCTCCAAACAGCacatattaaaataattaacaaGTTTAATCCTTTCACTGGATTTCAGAGCCCCACTTATATTCTAAAG TCAACAAGAACAGTTTCAATTGAACAAATCAAGGCTGTTTTTTCTGAGGGATGCAAAGAATCAGAGGAGGAAACTTATGACATATATCTTCTACCACCTGGTGAAGATCCTGAAGCATGTCAATCTTATTTGAGGATGAGGAACAGGGATGGAAAGTACAATCTCATGTTTGAG GAATGGGTTACAGACagtccttttataatttcaccTAGAATAACTTTTGAAGTTAGTGTGCGTCTTTTGGGAGGTCTGATGGCTTTGGGATACACAATTGCAACAATCCTGAAAAGAAAGAGCCACGTCTTCAGTGATAGCAGGGTATGCGTCAAAACTGACTGGTTGGAACAACTTAATAGGCAATATGTTCAG GTGCAAGGCAGAGACCGTTTGTATGTCAAATATGTAGCTGAGCAGCTAGACTTGGACGGTTCATATGTTCCTCGTACTTACATTGAGCAGATTCAGCTGGAGAAGCTTGTCAATGATGTTATG GCATTGCCAGATGATTTGAAGACACAGCTTAGCATAGATGATGACTTGGTTTCTAGCCCTAAAGAAGCCCTATCTCGAGCTTCTGCTGATAGGAGGAATAAGTATCTAAGCCG AAGTGTATCACTCACATATTCAAATCAACGGGAAAAGAACTTTCCCAAGTTGACAAAACTTGCTGTTAATAGTAGAAGGTTTGATGGAAGAATTCCTGAGCCACCTGCTACAGTTGCAAACCAG GGTATTGTTACTCAACTCTCTGAACAGATTGCCACACTGAATGAGAGAATGGATGAGTTCACATCTCGGGTTGAAGATCTCAATTCCAAGTTCTCTATCAGAAAAGGTTCAGCTAGCCAACAAAACTTGGCAATGCAAGCTGAAGGTTGCAACGGTTCTGGACCCGCTTCTGTTTTTGTTACTGGCTTGGCTAATGGCTCATTAAACGGATCATTACTACCAACCTCTGCATCTTCATCACAACTAGCTAGGGAGGCACCGCTTATGGATGAG ATTATATTGATTGCGCGAGGACAACGACAAATTATGCACCAGATAGATAATCTGAGCAATCTTCTGCATGAACATTTTGGAGAGAGAGCTCGACAAGAGAGAACAGGCAGGATAAGCAGAACGATCGATGTTGATTCCATTGCTCTGCCTCTTTTTCTATCTTTAGCAATTGGTGGCTTGGGGATATTTATGTTGAGGGGTTTCTCATCTCAGAAATGA